The Tenrec ecaudatus isolate mTenEca1 chromosome 12, mTenEca1.hap1, whole genome shotgun sequence genomic interval CAGGCTCCATTCCATCCTGTCGTCTTGCTGGATGTCCTGAGCAGCTGCCTGTCTCCGCCACTCTCACGCACATCTGCCCACACTCTTTGATCGTTGTGAATCCGATAgacagggggagttgggggaataGTATCACAGACTCTCAAAATCACACCTTTGAAATGCGAATTGGGGTGGGCGTCTTGGACTGTATTTGAAAGCCATCTGCCTTCTTAAGAAGTCAATAATGAGTCTGTGCACTGGCCAGTGGGGGCGGCTGACGGCCTGGCAGAGGAGCTCAGCACCGCCCCACGAAAGATGCTTGCCAAAGAATTCAAACCGAAATCTGATTAGACCTCTGAATCTAACCACTGTTTATAGAAAACACCGGGGCACCGGATGGCATCATACAGTGGCCTGGGATCAGAACAAACAATTGCTCAGGACGAATGGCCCATTTCTTCAACGTCTTGAAATgtaagggggggagggggcgggactAGATTGAAAGAGAGGTGTGAAGTGGATGAATCGCTGGCGCTCAGCTTCGGAGAAGATGGGTAGACTTCAAACTCCCTGCTGTCGGgtcgatgccagctcacagcaaccctatagaacaggggagaactgcccctgggcgcTTCTGAGAGGAAACCTCTGCCAGAGTGGAaaagctcatctttcccccaggacCCACCAGCCTAATGCGCAGCCACGCCGCGCCTGGGGTAGACGGATGCTTCCCTATTTCTCCCAGTAAGGACGCAATGCGTCAAAGGAGGCAGCAGGCTGGCGAAGGACCCCAGCACCTCAGGAACCACAGAGGTGGCTTCTCTACGTTTCCAGTTTACCCCAGAGGAGGAGGCTTGAAGAGTGTGTGGGTAACAAGTCCTTTCTTCCTGAATTCCATTTGCTCACAAACCCTTTGGAGCCCACACTTGGAGTCCTAGAAGCTGGCGATCCAGAAACGCCGGTGGACAGAGAGCAAACcctgctcgctcgctcgctcgctcgctctctctctctctctctctctctctctctctctctctctctctctctctctctctctctctctctctctctctccaaacaaGTGGGAAGGAACTGTCCCCGCTGCACTCTGTGTACCTGTATTTGTCTTATTTCTTCTGATCATCGATCGCCGGGCGATCTGCTACGTGTAACACTCCCTGATCTATGTTCCCGGCTCCCCGCTCTGGAACAGGTCTCCTCCTTGAGGGCCAAGACTTGGTCCTGTTCACTGCTGCTGCCCCAGGGCCTCGGTTAGCACCTGGCTCCATTCAGTCACACGCTTAGCACACAGCCTGTCAAGTAGTTCTTTCTACGTGGAACACCTGCCCTTCTGTCTTTCCTAAGCCCACCTAAACTTTAAGTCTCCATCTAGGGCTCTCTTCCTCTAGGAAGCCCTCCCGGACGCACTGGGCGCTGAGAGGCTGGTAAGTGACCTAGTCTCGCCCCCTTGATTACTACGCTAGTTAATTTTAGGTCCCAAAAGAAGCCAAcgattgccatcgagtcagtgccaactcacaggCTGTCATCTTCCAAAGGCAacccatcaccaggcctttcttctgtgaggTGCTGTGTGGCTCTGGACCACCACCTTCCTGCCAGCTGAGCACCCCACtgagcctcccccccccctcgaCCCCCTTGTAAAGACAGAGCTGGAGTTGCCCGGCAAAAGCAATCAATCGGGTCGGTTTTATTGAGGTGAAGGCAGAGGAGGGGCCTCAGGGGTGGGACTGCAGGGAGTCGGCCTGGGGGGCACTATCACTTCTTCCACTCCTTCTTGTCGTAGTCCCACCGGGCAGCCAGACCTTGCACAGGGTTGCCCTTCATGTCCAGGATGCGCTGGAGCTGCTGGGCCTTCCACTGGTCGGTCAGCGTGATGGGCTTCTCGGGGAACACTGGAAGGGGGACGGGGGAGACTGAGGACCCTGTCAGGCTGTCTCCGCCACAGAGCTCCTGCTGAGGAGCACCCTCCACCCTGCGTATCACCCCACATCCCCTCCCCGTGTGCCCCCCACGTCTCCATCACACACACCGCTAGCACAGCCAATCTCCTGCCCAAAGCATCATTCCAGGGACCTCAGGACTCCGACCTCAGTTCTGCCTGATACCACCCTGTGACCTGGGCCACCAAGGTCTGTCCCCTCTCTGACTGAGCCTTAGGTTCCCCACCTACCTGTGTGGCCCAGTGGTatcaggagccccaggctgaagtCTGCCTGGATCTAAAATCCCAACTCCCACCACCCACTTGCTGTGTGACTGAGCAAGTCCCCTCACCTCTCAGAGCCCCATGGTGTTGTCTGTCAGAGACAGGGTGATCGTTCTTATAAAGCGATGGGCATGCCTGACAGATCCTGACCAGTGCTTCCTGATGGCTCCTAGCATTCTACCTGCGTTGGCTCCCATCTACTGCCAGGCCCTGGGGAGACCCCTCCCCTTTCCAAGGGCGCTAGGGCTCAGCCAGGGGCCGCCATGGTTCCCGGGTCTCTGGGATGGGGTGGCCACCCACTCACCGAAGACCCGCTGCCACCAGATCACCAGCGCTGTGACTCCCACGAAGAAGAAGACCCCGCCCATCACCGTCTTCCACTCGTTGGAGCGACGGTTCATCTCGGCGAAGGTCTCGTTGAACTGGATGTGGTAAACTGGAGGATGGGACGTGGGGGTGGCATCAGTACATTTGTCCCAGGGACCCCAGCCAGGGGTCctggccctcccctccccacagtgGATGAGAGGCCCTGGAGGCAAGTACAGGGCGTGAGTGACATCTGTGACTGCAGCTACGTCCCCAGCACCTGGAACAGCGGTCCCCACTGCTGGCCTCCGAgccttgggtcaggcatgccAACTGCCTGGGCCTCTgcttctcatctgtgaaatgggtggATGTCTCCCTCCGAGGGTGATGTGGGGTGAACTGGGACCAGACAATTGCATACTTCCCAGCACCTACAAATAACCACCCCCCCAAACACAAAcagatcccaaacccactgccattgagtcagttctgattcatcccAACTCTGTAGAGAGAGTTTTTGAGATGGCCCATCAGGGGTGGGATCCGCGGgctgtctctctctatatataaatattaaaacaaCGTCACTGCCATCGGTTCCATTCCAGTTCATAGcgcctctataggacagggtagaagaacTGCCCTTCTCGGTTTCCAAGATTTctaacttaaaattttttttcttttattgacatatacttcacaATCATCCAGTTGTATTAAGAAGATCAgtgcagtcattaccacaatcgatttcagaacATGTTCTCCTGCTACTCATGGTGAGAGACTGAaccctacgggagtagaaagccgcacctttctcccgaggagccaccGAGAAGGTGGTTTCGAACGActgacctgcagttagcagtcacgCCCATCATCAGTGTCCGCTGACAGCACGCCCCCCCCACAGAGAAGCGCTTCCAGTCATCCCACGAGGGGGCAGTTAATTAAATGCCAGGACCGCTGGCAAATCATGTTACAAACATCTCAATGGTGCTTGGCAGAAAAAAGATCCCCCATCCCTGCTGCAagtcttattttttaaagtttcattgACGCGTCATccacatatcctacaattcaatagttcgctcatctcaagaagagttgtacaaaaaaaattttttttaatttaaaaaaaaaagagttgtacaatcgtgaccaccatccatccattaaagaacattttcttcttcctgtactcATTATGACCAGTGTCCTTTTctgttaattgtggcaaaaacacACGCAACGAAACCTGCTCCAATCCAACAGCTCCTACCTGTGTGATCTGGTGCCCTTGATGATACTCTTCGTGTTACACAACCACCATTAGTGTGCACCTTATTCCCtgcagcacacagcctcatcttgctcgcaCGGCGTGGCTGGCAGGTTAGAACCGcccaccttgtggtcagcagtccagtgcttacttaACAGCGCTACCACGTCTCTGTCACCAAATAAGTAGTGGGTCCTATAATTATTACCCTAAAAAAGGCCCTTCCACTTCCTCACCCCCTTGGTCCATGCCCTGGTAGACAATTCCACTGCCTCTCACCTGGACTGGCACCTCCTTGGTCCACCTGCCTGTTCTCCCTCCATCCATTCAGTAGCCAGAAGACACCTTTCAGTCCAACCAGCTGCGGCTTCAGGCTTCAGTGCTAACTTTCTCACCTCGAGTGGTCCTGAGAGTTCAGCCAGGGGCTGTGAACTACAGGGCCGGCcactcagacccaccagctgctctgggagaacGCTGAGGCTGGCTGCTGCCGGAAAGACCGGCGCCTCAGATGTCCTCCATGGGACTGGACtgtgcgtcagaatggactcagggcAGTGAGGGGGGCTTCCCTCACTTCAGAGAGCGCCACCTTAGTTTCCAGATGCCATGAAGCTGTACCGCCCAGTGAAGTGACAGTGTGCAGAAGGGAGGGCACGGGGGGAGGCGGGGGTCCTCCCACAAGGGGCAGGAAGGCTTCCATACATACTCATAGGAGCCTGATCACCGAGGATTGGGTAGAAGGGAAGAGAATCTTTTCACTCTATCCCTTTAATGTGTTGCTCTCTGTGTGTGATCTTTCCAAGGGGcattaaataaatatgaaaataaataactaaaggGGAAACGCTGGCGGCAGAACTCCTTGGGGAGCCGGCGAGTTGTCTTGGGTTTGAGCAAGATGCCCTGGTGGGTGGCTGGCTGTGTGAGAACAA includes:
- the COX4I2 gene encoding cytochrome c oxidase subunit 4 isoform 2, mitochondrial codes for the protein MLARAPWSLILRSGGLSTRGVHSPGGTAQTEGKMPPYTNYHAQRAYPMPDDPYCTELSAEQQALKEKEKGSWTQLTKAEKVALYHIQFNETFAEMNRRSNEWKTVMGGVFFFVGVTALVIWWQRVFVFPEKPITLTDQWKAQQLQRILDMKGNPVQGLAARWDYDKKEWKK